Genomic segment of Candidatus Paceibacterota bacterium:
CAGAGGAACACGAAAAAGCTATTATGGATTCCCTACCAGAATTCAATGATGAATTTGTAAGATCTTTGGGAGAATTCAAAGACATAGCTGAATTCAAAGAAAAAATCCGTGAGATGATCGGTTTAAATAAAAAAGATGAAGCTCGTGAAAAACTTCGCATTCGTATAGCTGATGCTCTATCAGATGCAACAACTATTGAAATACCTGACATCATGATCGAAACCGAACTCAATCGTACTCAAGGTCAATTTGAAGATGACATAGAACGCATGGGTGTAAAACTAGAAGATTATTTGAAGCATGCAAAAAAGACCATAGAAGAAATAAGAAAAGAATGGTTACCTCATGCCGAGAAGAAAGCAAAACTACAACTTATCTTGAATGCCATTTCAGATGCCGAGAAAATAAAACCTGATCAAAAAGAGATTGAGGCCGAAGTTGCTCATATAGTAGAACACTACAAAGATGCTGATAAAGAAAGAGCTGCTGTATACGCAGATACAGTTCTAACAAATGAAAAAGTCTTTCAGATGTTAGAAAAATCTGGGGAAAAAGAAAGCAAGAAATAATAAATACAAAAAAACACCCTGAACTTGTCAGGGTGTTTTTTTGTGAAACTTACTACCTGATGAAATTACTATTACTCAAGCACTACCCTGGAAAGGGCAGCAATGACAGCGGTTTCTGATCGTAGAACTTGATTACCTAGACAGACTATGTCCATATTATTTTTGTGAAACAGCTCAATTTCCTTTTCAGACCAACCTCCTTCTGGACCAATGAAAATTCCAACTAAACTAGTCTTTACGGCATTATTCGTTAACTGGTAAGTCGCAAAATTCAAACCTTCTGTATGAAAAACCAAACGCTTTAAATTCACAGTACCAGACGTCGCAAGAATCACATCTTCCAACTTCATAATTTGACCAATTGTTGGGACATCACTTCTACCACTTTGTTCACTAGCTTCAATTGCAATTTTTTTCAAACGTTCTTCATTCAAAGATTTCTTCTCACTACGTTCTGCCATAACAGGAATAATATGAGTTACACCCAACTCTGTAGCTTTCTCAACAATCCATTCAAAATTATCTTTCTTAACGAGAGCCTGATAAAGATAAACTTCTCTCTTTGGTACAAAGCGACTTGGTTCTGATTTTATAACTTTCAAAGCAACGGCTTCTTTCTCTAGACCAACAATCTCACATTCAAAATCAAGACCAGATCCGTCAAAGGTAATTACCATATCACCTTTCTTCAAACGAAAAACTCGCTGAATCTGATTTACCAATTCAACAGAGTTTACCGTGATTTCGGTTTTGACACCGATTTTTTCTGAAATGTAAAAACGATGGAGTCTCATGATTTCAATATTTCAATTATAACTGTAAAGACTTGGAAATTTGAATGCGATTCTAGGAGCAAGCGAGGCTTGTGACTAGGCTGTATGAATAATACTGCCTAGTCACAAACGAGTGAAGCGACAACGAAGCGCGTCAAATTTACAAGTCTTACTTCTTGACTGATGTAACCTGATCGACTAACCCATACTTCTTAGCTTCTTCTGCGTCCATGAAGAAATCGCGATCAACATCCTTTTCAATCTTCGCCAAAGTCTGACCTGTATTTTTTGCAAGAATCTTATTCAACATCAAGCGAGTCTTCAAAATATGTTTTGCACTGATCTCAATATCAGAAGCCTGACCTTCTGCACCACCCAAAGGCTGGTGAATCATAACTTCAGAATTTGGTAAGGCTATACGCTTTCCTTTTGTACCAGCAGAGAGAACTAAGGCTGCACCCGATGCCGCAAGGCCAACACAAACTGTAGAAATATCATTTTTAATATGTTGCATCGTATCTATGATAGCCAAAGTCGCTGTTACAGAACCGCCAGGAGAATTTACATAAAGAGAAATCTCTTTCTTTGGATCTTCGGATTGTAAGAATAGAAGCTGAGCAATTACCAAGTTGGCAGTATGGTCATCTATAGGCCCGCCAAGAAAAATGATGCTATCTTTTAGCAAACGAGAATATATATCATAAGCGCGCTCTCCAAAACTTGATTTTTCTATTACTGTTGGTATTAACATGGTTTTATATGGTTACTATATGATTCTGTATAATTATTTGGCTTTATTGACATACGATACATCATGTGACATCTTTTTTCAAGTACGAAAAACTAGACAACTGCCCTCCTCTGTTATAAGATACAATTGTTACTAAATTTTAATTTTGATACCGTTTTTTCCGAACTTGGCGTGACGTTCAAACTTATGAAACAACTTACAATTCAGATCCAGCTAAAAACTCATATGTTACTTTCACAATAGTTCGCAAAAGGCGGATCCAATCCGTATATGTCACTCAAACTAGTCGCACTTTACCTCTCCATCGCCGGAGTTGTCGGTGTGGCTGTCGGATATTATCTACGACTGATCATCTCATTGGGCAAAAAGGGTTCTATGGAACTTGAGATCAAGGAAATGCTCCTTGCTGCCAAAGAGGAAGCAAAAAAGATCACCGCTGATACCGAAGCCAAAGCCGCCAAAATTCACGACGATGCAAAGATAGAGATCAAAGAGAAAGAAGATAAGATTCATCAAACCGAAGATCGTCTCGTAAAACGAGAGGATTTATTGGACAAACGTCAGTCAGATCTAGACAAAGAAGTAGAAATGATCAAGCAACGCGTGGCTGAAATAAAGGCTATTCGTGAAAAAGCCGACAAAATGGAAGAAGATCGTAAGTCTGCTCTAGAGAAAATAGCAAAATTAACGTCAGAAGAAGCCAAAGAACAACTCATCAAGCTCGTAGAAAAACAATCCGAAGAAGACTTGCTTGTTCGTATGAATAAGTTAGATACTCATGGCGAAGAAATGTTAGATCAAAAAGCTCGAGATATTTTGGCTATATCTATCCAACGTCTTGCTTCATCAGTTGCTCAAGATGTCATGTCTACTTCCGTAGAGATTCCTAGTGATGATGTCAAAGGTAAAATCATCGGTAAAGAAGGTCGTAATATCAAAGCTTTTGAACGTATCACCGGTGTTGAAGTCATGGTTGATGATACTCCAGGAGCTATTACTATTTCATCATTTGATCCAGTTCGCCGTCATATCGCAAGAATAGCTCTTTCAGAACTCATCAAAGATGGTCGTATTCAACCAGCCAAGATTGAACAGGTTGTAGAAAAAGCCAAACAAGATATCAATAAAACCATAAAGGAAAAGGGTGAACAAGCTGCTTATGATTGCGGTATTATAGGATTAGACCCTAGAATTCTCCTTATTCTAGGCCGTCTCCATTTCCGTACTAGTTACGGTCAAAATGTCTTGCAACACTCCATAGAAATGGCACACATCGCAGGTATGATAGCCGAAGAACTAGGTGCCAATGTTCAAGTTGCAAAGGCTGGTGCTCTTCTACACGATCTAGGTAAAGCTCTAGACCATGAAGTTGCTGGTACTCACGTAGACATTGGTCGTCGTATCTTGCAAAAGTTTGGTGCATCAGAAGAGATCATCAAAGCTATGCAAGCTCATCATGAGGAATATCCTTACGAAACAGTTGAATCTCGTATCGTCCAAACTGCCGATGCAATTTCCGGAGCTCGTCCCGGTGCTCGTCGTGATAACATTGAAAATTATTTGAAGAGACTCGGCGATCTAGAAGCTCTAGCTAATTCATTCCCTGGTATTGAAAAATCTTACGCTCTACAAGCTGGCCGTGAAATAAGAATATTCGTTAAGCCAGAAGAGATCAATGATGTCGCAGCCAAGGAATTAGCTCGCAATATAGCCCTCAAAATAGAAAAAGACTTGAAATATCCTGGTGAAATCAAAGTTACTATCATCAGAGAAACAAGGACTATTGAGTTCGCTAGGTAAAAAACGAGGTCCGACCTCACAGAAAAATACCCCTAGAAAATCATTCTTCGGGTATTTTTTGTGAAAAAATGGTATAATATAGCAATGAATAAGCATTGGTCAGTTGATGAAAAAGAACTTGTCAAGAATCCAGAGGCACATACCATCTGGAAGCTTGAGCAACGTATAAACTGGGGTATCGGTGAGAAAATCATGAGTAAAGTTGATTTACTTAAATTCTGGGATCGCCTAGATATAGATCCTTGGAAACGCAAGGCTCTCGCTCTTGCATTATTTGCATAATTTCTAGCTTACATAAACATGCAGTCAATTCTCTCCAAGAATCAACAGAATTTGCTTTCAATTCTTGCCAAAGAAAGCCTGATAACCGACAATTTCTATTTAACTGGCGGTACCGCTTTGACAGAATTTTATCTCCACCATCGCCTATCTGAAGACTTGGATTTCTTTTCCGAAAATGAATTTGATCCACAAGCTATTTCTACACTATTTAAGAAAATCCAGAAAAGTGCTGGTATTAAAAAAGTCTCCTATGAGCAAAGCTTTAATAGAAACCTATTCTTTTTAGAATTGGAAAATGACTCTATAAAGACAGAATTCACCTATTTCCCTTTTGCAAGAATTGACCTCAAGCAAAAACTGGATGATTTATCAGTTGATAGTTTACTAGATATTGCCGTAAATAAGGTTTTTACCATATACCAAAAACCTCGTTCTCGTGATTTCATTGATTTATACTGCATATTGCAAGAGAAAAAGGACTGGACGATTGATGATCTAGCCAAAAAGGCTCAAGTAAAATTTGATAATTTCATTGATCCCCTACAGCTTGCCGCGCAATTCGTCAAATGCCAAGAATTGAAAGATTACCCTACGATGATTAAAAAGATTGATGAAAAAGACTGGCAATCATTTTTTATGAATGAAGCCAAAAGACTTTCAAGTGGTGAGGTAAGGTAGGTACTAATATTTTACTTTTTAAATTTAATTCAAAAAAATTCAAGAACAAATTGGCTATATATGTCAATAGTATAACTCCTGTTGCTTATAATACGGCTTACTATATAATTATAGCCACGGTTCGAGACTCGTCCCGCTCTCCTCTCGGAGATAGTGGTGCGGGGCGGGACCAGTTAGTAATTTATTAAGTAATAAAAACAACTATGAACAAAGCAGGTATTGTAGATGCAGTTCACGCAATCCTCGGAGGAACCAAGGTTCAAGCCGAGCAAGCAGTCGAGACAGCCATTAATAGCATCATTGATTCACTCAAGAAGGGTGATGAAGTATCTATCGCAGGTCTCGGTATCTTCTCAGTAAAACAGCGTGCAGCTCGCGAAGCTCGCAATCCTCGCACGGGTGAGGCCATCAAGGTCCCAGCTATGAAGGTTCCAAAGTTCCGCGCCGCAAAGGCCCTCAAGGACGCAGTTAAATAGTAGCTCTGTAAGGCTATTACAAACAAACTCAATAGGATCACCAAAAGTCTTCTTATTGTTATCGAACAAAAGACCGCCTTAACAGCGGTTTTTTGTTTGTACAGTTGACTTTACGGATACAATCGTATACAAACGAATATAAGCAATAAATCAAAACGTAATTTTCCCTATTGGGTTTTGATTGTTAGATTCCTAATCACGGCTTCCAACTTTTTACTATTACCATGACTTATCAACCCTAAATAGGACTGCACTGTAGCTGATTTACCGTTACATGATTGTAATTTTCGAAACATTCTCCTTTTAGCACTTGTCCGCAGAACACGGTGGTCAGGAAAATTGATCCACCCAAGATAATCGTTACCGGAAGCAATCGTACGTATAGAGACTTTTTTTGGATGTAGCTGGAGTATTAATCTATTCTTCAGAAAATCAGTGATCTTTTGAATAATTTGGTATAGCCAAGTTCGGTCAGGTGACAAAATTACAAAATCATCAGCATAACGGATATAATATTTCGCTTTTATTTTATGTTTCATATACTGATCAAATTCATTCATATATATGTTCACCAGCAACTGCGAAGTAAGATTGCCAAGTGGTAGACCGACACCTTTTCCAGTTGAAGAAAAACTATGCACGATTTCTGAGATAAGAGCAACGATATCCTTATCTGGAATATACGTTTCAAGAATCTGAAGCAAGTTTCGCTGATCAATCGAGGCAAAGAATTTACGTATGTCGCATTTGAGCACCCAAGCAGTTCGAGTATGGTTATGAGTGACTTTATTGGAGAAAACCATAAATCTATTGACGGCTTTATGTGTCCCCTTTCTCAACCGGCAAGAGTATGAGTCAGATATGAATGTCTTATCAAAAAATGTGTAAAGTATTCGATAGATGGCATGATGTAATAGTCTGTCACGAACAGTGGCTTTGTGTATGTCTCTCGGCTTGGGATCATTGATTTTAAATGCTTCATATGGCGAATGCTTGTAATTCCTATTTGTAAGATCCAGATGCAATGAAATCACATTACTCATCAAGTCACGTTCAAATTCCTGAACATCTTTTCTTGATTGCTTACCTTTCTTAAATTCTTTCCAAGCCAAAAGAAGATTTTCGATAGAAATGATATCATCATAGGTATGATTAGATCTGATTCGTCGCAAACTATGAAAGCCCCCCCCAACCGGATTTTGCCGGTCTTGAATAATGTCAAAAATGCTTATTTGTTGTGGCATAGTTATTATCAAGATTTACCAAAATTTAATCGGAACTCCTTCGGGTACCGCATCGATTCATTGTTTGTTGAAACAATTGAAGCTATTGTCACCGCCAGTTTCTTGTCACAGCAAGAAAAGCATCCGTATATCCGACTTGCTATACGAAAACTTGATACACTCAAGATATTGCTCATGATCCTATGGGAAACTAAATCACTCAACGACAAGAAATACATCGCACTATCAGTAAAACTCGATGAAATCGGTCGCAACCTAGGTGGTTGGAGTGGACAACTTGCAAAATCTCTCGACAATACTCGAGATAAACAAAACTCCCCCATGAAGACGAGGGAGAAATGAAGAGAGTTGCGTGACGGAGAGCCGGATTGTTACCGTTCCAATTGTTGTCGAGCCAGTTCCAATTGAGAATCACCTTGTCGCCGTTCTCGTAGAGATACGGGACATTGAGGTTACCGTTGCGGTTCCGCACGTATATGCAAAATGCCTCCCATACCACCACCCTTTGAATACTCTCAAGGTTGAATCGAATTCGGCATCTCATTCAGCAGAATGACCTACTGAGCTAATGCCATAGCATTTTACACCAAGTATCTTCAATTTTTGAAGTGTCTACATAAACCCTCCGAGAGAAGCCTGATTCAGCAGAATCACCTACTGGGTTGACCGCTCTCGTTCTCAGCTTATGGATACTGGATTCGGCCGCTGGAAGCC
This window contains:
- a CDS encoding trigger factor, translating into MTNKSSTPKEAVKSYSTAVTKSLAKSQIEISASIPTEVWEKFRKQALKNINESVTVDGFRKGMVPENVLVSKVGESAVNEEMAELALSKAYIEILIDNKIDAIGRPQVQITKLAKGNPIEFKAITAIVPVVTLPDYKKIAEKEVKKDSKNEIKVEEKDIEDAILKVRKSHASHEGHDHKKMSPEEHEKAIMDSLPEFNDEFVRSLGEFKDIAEFKEKIREMIGLNKKDEAREKLRIRIADALSDATTIEIPDIMIETELNRTQGQFEDDIERMGVKLEDYLKHAKKTIEEIRKEWLPHAEKKAKLQLILNAISDAEKIKPDQKEIEAEVAHIVEHYKDADKERAAVYADTVLTNEKVFQMLEKSGEKESKK
- a CDS encoding RsmE family RNA methyltransferase, with the protein product MRLHRFYISEKIGVKTEITVNSVELVNQIQRVFRLKKGDMVITFDGSGLDFECEIVGLEKEAVALKVIKSEPSRFVPKREVYLYQALVKKDNFEWIVEKATELGVTHIIPVMAERSEKKSLNEERLKKIAIEASEQSGRSDVPTIGQIMKLEDVILATSGTVNLKRLVFHTEGLNFATYQLTNNAVKTSLVGIFIGPEGGWSEKEIELFHKNNMDIVCLGNQVLRSETAVIAALSRVVLE
- a CDS encoding ATP-dependent Clp protease proteolytic subunit, whose amino-acid sequence is MLIPTVIEKSSFGERAYDIYSRLLKDSIIFLGGPIDDHTANLVIAQLLFLQSEDPKKEISLYVNSPGGSVTATLAIIDTMQHIKNDISTVCVGLAASGAALVLSAGTKGKRIALPNSEVMIHQPLGGAEGQASDIEISAKHILKTRLMLNKILAKNTGQTLAKIEKDVDRDFFMDAEEAKKYGLVDQVTSVKK
- the rny gene encoding ribonuclease Y, which produces MSLKLVALYLSIAGVVGVAVGYYLRLIISLGKKGSMELEIKEMLLAAKEEAKKITADTEAKAAKIHDDAKIEIKEKEDKIHQTEDRLVKREDLLDKRQSDLDKEVEMIKQRVAEIKAIREKADKMEEDRKSALEKIAKLTSEEAKEQLIKLVEKQSEEDLLVRMNKLDTHGEEMLDQKARDILAISIQRLASSVAQDVMSTSVEIPSDDVKGKIIGKEGRNIKAFERITGVEVMVDDTPGAITISSFDPVRRHIARIALSELIKDGRIQPAKIEQVVEKAKQDINKTIKEKGEQAAYDCGIIGLDPRILLILGRLHFRTSYGQNVLQHSIEMAHIAGMIAEELGANVQVAKAGALLHDLGKALDHEVAGTHVDIGRRILQKFGASEEIIKAMQAHHEEYPYETVESRIVQTADAISGARPGARRDNIENYLKRLGDLEALANSFPGIEKSYALQAGREIRIFVKPEEINDVAAKELARNIALKIEKDLKYPGEIKVTIIRETRTIEFAR
- a CDS encoding nucleotidyl transferase AbiEii/AbiGii toxin family protein codes for the protein MQSILSKNQQNLLSILAKESLITDNFYLTGGTALTEFYLHHRLSEDLDFFSENEFDPQAISTLFKKIQKSAGIKKVSYEQSFNRNLFFLELENDSIKTEFTYFPFARIDLKQKLDDLSVDSLLDIAVNKVFTIYQKPRSRDFIDLYCILQEKKDWTIDDLAKKAQVKFDNFIDPLQLAAQFVKCQELKDYPTMIKKIDEKDWQSFFMNEAKRLSSGEVR
- a CDS encoding HU family DNA-binding protein; this translates as MNKAGIVDAVHAILGGTKVQAEQAVETAINSIIDSLKKGDEVSIAGLGIFSVKQRAAREARNPRTGEAIKVPAMKVPKFRAAKALKDAVK
- a CDS encoding reverse transcriptase domain-containing protein; translated protein: MRRIRSNHTYDDIISIENLLLAWKEFKKGKQSRKDVQEFERDLMSNVISLHLDLTNRNYKHSPYEAFKINDPKPRDIHKATVRDRLLHHAIYRILYTFFDKTFISDSYSCRLRKGTHKAVNRFMVFSNKVTHNHTRTAWVLKCDIRKFFASIDQRNLLQILETYIPDKDIVALISEIVHSFSSTGKGVGLPLGNLTSQLLVNIYMNEFDQYMKHKIKAKYYIRYADDFVILSPDRTWLYQIIQKITDFLKNRLILQLHPKKVSIRTIASGNDYLGWINFPDHRVLRTSAKRRMFRKLQSCNGKSATVQSYLGLISHGNSKKLEAVIRNLTIKTQ
- a CDS encoding four helix bundle protein codes for the protein MKAPPNRILPVLNNVKNAYLLWHSYYQDLPKFNRNSFGYRIDSLFVETIEAIVTASFLSQQEKHPYIRLAIRKLDTLKILLMILWETKSLNDKKYIALSVKLDEIGRNLGGWSGQLAKSLDNTRDKQNSPMKTREK